A single region of the Plantactinospora soyae genome encodes:
- a CDS encoding alpha/beta fold hydrolase, giving the protein MNPSDTRTIGRRAAAVVAAAGLAGTLLAVVAPPASAGQHAPPVTWQSCPAYSDQTLALLAPPDKQPQLRELLGRLECGTVSVPLDYGRPNGRKITVALSRLKARDQAHRLGSLALNPGGPGGSGYLMPVEVILRGESTAGLNERYDLIGFDPRGVGYSTKVDCPAPDEMPDPPPPGPLTEDHARRIYDAQVAANAACGRSDPPFLGQLTTANVARDLDRIRAGLGEPRLNFLGISWGTWLGVVYRTLYPQQVGRMFLDSVAIPRFSIPAFVQGRADAAERKAGRMTAWLSEYDDTYGLGTTAAEVRETIIALRADYDANPRRFTDLPEPLDGGLIADAAGQDSPVWPLVGQILKELREATGPTAPPTVKQVLGGSGPPPPAPPADAPERSNRTMNKAAFCNEDPSRSDFASAWAAYRRNLTHNPMTGRSVNFAAGCAGWPLPVQAFRIKPGGGSLVLSGHRWEVPSPYEWTLQTRDIAGGKVYTVDDDVHGSALMECTADLVGFFNTGRIDGGCDGVPVPTGPAAAAAAFSSS; this is encoded by the coding sequence CGGCCAGCACGCGCCGCCGGTCACCTGGCAGAGCTGTCCCGCGTACTCCGACCAGACGCTGGCGCTGTTGGCGCCGCCGGACAAACAGCCGCAGCTCAGAGAGCTGCTGGGTCGGCTGGAGTGCGGCACGGTCAGCGTTCCGCTCGACTACGGCCGCCCGAACGGCCGGAAGATCACCGTGGCCCTCAGCCGGCTGAAGGCGCGTGACCAGGCGCACCGGCTGGGCAGCCTGGCGCTGAATCCGGGCGGACCCGGTGGCAGCGGCTATCTCATGCCGGTGGAGGTCATACTCCGCGGCGAGTCGACCGCGGGGCTGAACGAGCGGTACGACCTGATCGGCTTCGACCCCCGCGGCGTCGGTTACAGCACCAAGGTGGACTGTCCGGCACCGGACGAGATGCCGGATCCGCCTCCGCCCGGACCGTTGACCGAGGACCACGCGCGGCGGATCTACGACGCACAGGTCGCCGCCAACGCCGCCTGCGGGCGGTCCGATCCTCCGTTCCTGGGTCAGCTCACGACTGCCAACGTCGCCCGGGACCTGGACCGGATCAGGGCCGGGCTCGGTGAACCGCGGCTCAACTTCCTGGGCATCTCCTGGGGCACCTGGTTGGGCGTCGTCTACCGCACCCTGTACCCGCAACAGGTCGGCCGGATGTTCCTGGACAGCGTCGCAATTCCGCGGTTCAGCATTCCGGCTTTCGTCCAGGGGCGTGCCGACGCGGCCGAGCGCAAGGCCGGTCGGATGACGGCCTGGCTGTCCGAGTACGACGACACCTACGGGCTCGGCACCACCGCCGCCGAGGTACGCGAGACGATCATCGCGCTCCGCGCCGACTACGATGCGAACCCACGCCGGTTCACCGACCTGCCGGAGCCCCTTGACGGCGGCCTCATCGCGGATGCCGCCGGCCAGGACTCGCCGGTGTGGCCGCTCGTCGGCCAGATCCTGAAGGAGTTGCGGGAGGCGACCGGCCCCACCGCGCCGCCGACGGTCAAGCAGGTCCTCGGAGGATCCGGCCCGCCACCGCCGGCTCCGCCAGCCGACGCGCCGGAGCGGTCGAACCGCACCATGAACAAGGCCGCGTTCTGCAACGAGGACCCGAGCCGGTCCGACTTCGCCAGCGCGTGGGCGGCCTACCGCCGCAACCTCACGCACAACCCGATGACCGGACGGTCGGTCAACTTCGCCGCCGGATGCGCCGGCTGGCCACTGCCCGTGCAGGCGTTCCGGATCAAGCCCGGCGGCGGTTCGCTGGTGCTGTCCGGGCACCGGTGGGAGGTTCCGTCACCGTACGAGTGGACGCTGCAGACGCGGGACATCGCGGGCGGCAAGGTGTACACGGTCGACGACGACGTGCACGGCTCCGCGCTGATGGAGTGCACCGCCGACCTGGTCGGCTTCTTCAACACCGGCCGCATCGACGGCGGATGCGACGGTGTGCCCGTCCCGACCGGGCCGGCGGCCGCCGCGGCGGCGTTCAGCAGCAGCTGA
- a CDS encoding ROK family protein produces MANSDIPVVVGLDNGGNSNNATVLDATGRFLVDELVESPCQVLEGPEAAVEALAAAMAQVLAHTGTPAELVRAVGLDTPGPASATGVISAKGSTNFSQPAWRGFDIRSALERRLGLPVTYHNDGNAAALYAHHSYFGDEAMRRSSVSAIVGTGLGGGVVECGRVVTGTAGMAGELGHVHIPMYGLLAEGQPVPLCNCGFVADVESVASLTGIRRNLLPYWLTRFVGHPLGEVDLLQAARQVRQYGVDGDPMALKIFEQQAMALGRLFTIVANFVDPDAYFVGGGVVEASPEFREWFLGTVRTHTTLRTEQAERARFALVPDLDMAGARGAAIAALATLDGRSGSADPQPGR; encoded by the coding sequence ATGGCGAACTCGGACATCCCGGTGGTCGTCGGACTGGACAACGGCGGTAACAGCAACAACGCGACGGTGCTCGACGCGACCGGGCGTTTCCTGGTGGACGAACTGGTCGAGAGTCCCTGCCAGGTGCTGGAGGGGCCGGAGGCGGCGGTCGAGGCGTTGGCGGCGGCGATGGCCCAGGTGTTGGCCCATACCGGCACCCCGGCGGAACTGGTCCGGGCCGTCGGGCTGGACACTCCCGGGCCGGCCAGTGCCACCGGGGTGATCTCCGCGAAGGGGTCGACGAACTTCTCCCAGCCGGCCTGGCGGGGTTTCGACATCCGGTCCGCCCTGGAACGCCGGCTCGGCCTGCCGGTGACCTACCACAACGACGGCAACGCCGCCGCGCTCTACGCCCACCACTCCTACTTCGGCGACGAGGCGATGCGCCGGTCGTCGGTCTCCGCCATCGTCGGCACCGGCCTCGGCGGTGGCGTGGTCGAGTGCGGGCGGGTGGTTACCGGGACCGCCGGAATGGCCGGCGAACTCGGCCATGTGCACATTCCGATGTACGGCCTGCTCGCCGAGGGGCAGCCGGTGCCGCTCTGCAACTGCGGGTTCGTCGCGGACGTGGAGAGCGTCGCCTCGCTGACCGGGATCCGACGGAATCTGCTGCCGTACTGGCTGACCCGGTTCGTCGGGCATCCGCTCGGCGAGGTCGACCTGCTCCAGGCCGCCCGACAGGTCCGGCAGTACGGCGTGGACGGCGACCCGATGGCGCTCAAGATCTTCGAGCAGCAGGCGATGGCGTTGGGCCGGCTGTTCACCATCGTGGCCAACTTCGTCGACCCGGACGCGTACTTCGTCGGCGGCGGTGTGGTCGAGGCGAGTCCCGAGTTCCGGGAGTGGTTCCTCGGCACCGTCCGGACGCACACCACACTCCGGACCGAGCAGGCGGAGCGGGCCCGGTTCGCGCTGGTGCCGGATCTCGACATGGCCGGTGCCCGGGGGGCCGCCATCGCCGCGCTGGCGACCCTCGACGGCCGGTCAGGGTCGGCCGACCCGCAGCCGGGGCGGTAG
- a CDS encoding DUF998 domain-containing protein yields the protein MMSGCRWKSWTARPLALVAAVGIALTAALGVAAHLAPDPGMSPLSLTISDYAVSNNGWPMNVAILVLGVTSLAVPLALQAVRARVGAVVQGLLLVWSLGLIAAAIVPTDPIGVTELSTRGYVHRYVSVAAFVALPVATLLAIRRLAVDVRWRGAVPRLRALAVTSVLALLGLYYVAFPGGRVMMGLVERILVVLELALLAVLVGRLHRLAGRTAPVAAGESVALGESVALGESVALGEPVALGEPVAVAEAVAVARPVALARPVQRGRVVPAQARLVATRSTSSR from the coding sequence ATGATGTCCGGATGCCGCTGGAAGTCGTGGACCGCCCGCCCGCTCGCCCTGGTTGCCGCCGTAGGTATCGCCCTGACGGCGGCCCTCGGGGTCGCCGCACACCTCGCTCCGGACCCCGGGATGAGTCCACTCTCCCTGACGATCAGCGACTACGCGGTGTCGAACAACGGTTGGCCGATGAACGTGGCGATCCTCGTCCTGGGTGTCACGTCGTTGGCCGTACCGCTGGCGCTGCAGGCCGTACGCGCCCGGGTCGGGGCCGTCGTGCAGGGGCTGCTCCTGGTCTGGAGCCTGGGCCTGATCGCCGCCGCGATCGTGCCGACGGACCCGATCGGGGTGACCGAGCTGAGTACCCGGGGATACGTGCACCGGTACGTATCGGTGGCCGCCTTCGTCGCCCTGCCGGTCGCCACGCTGCTGGCGATCCGCCGGCTGGCCGTCGACGTACGCTGGCGCGGCGCCGTACCCCGGCTTCGGGCGCTGGCCGTGACGAGCGTGCTGGCGCTGCTCGGCCTCTACTATGTCGCCTTCCCCGGTGGCCGGGTGATGATGGGCCTGGTGGAGCGGATCCTGGTGGTGCTGGAGCTGGCGCTGCTCGCGGTCCTGGTCGGACGGTTGCACCGGCTCGCCGGCCGGACCGCGCCGGTGGCCGCGGGTGAGTCGGTGGCCCTGGGTGAGTCGGTGGCCCTGGGTGAGTCGGTGGCCCTGGGTGAGCCGGTGGCCCTGGGTGAGCCGGTGGCCGTGGCTGAGGCGGTGGCCGTGGCCAGGCCGGTGGCGCTGGCCCGACCGGTGCAGCGTGGTCGGGTGGTGCCTGCTCAGGCTCGGTTGGTGGCGACTCGTTCCACCAGTTCGCGGTAG
- a CDS encoding tRNA(His) guanylyltransferase Thg1 family protein, whose protein sequence is MNTDDFESGQRAREHFHTLRVLPGAWTVIRLDGRTFSRFTEQHFDKPFDPRFSELMTGTARTLLTELAGRYAYTESDEISLLLPPDTALFGGTVEKLVSISAGLASATFTSAAGRPAHFDARIWLGAGVADVVDYFSWRQSDAARCALNGWCYWTLRHDGRSASEANRVLDGASTSDKNELLFRYGINFAELPAWQRRGVGLWWESHPHPGHDPVRDAEVTSTRRRVRVERELPMKGDYRELVERVATNRA, encoded by the coding sequence ATGAACACCGACGACTTCGAGTCCGGCCAGCGGGCCCGGGAGCACTTCCACACCCTGCGGGTGCTGCCCGGTGCCTGGACGGTGATCCGGCTGGACGGGCGGACTTTCTCCCGGTTCACCGAACAGCACTTCGACAAGCCATTCGATCCCCGGTTCAGCGAACTGATGACCGGCACGGCGCGCACCCTGCTGACCGAGCTGGCCGGCCGGTACGCGTACACCGAGAGCGACGAGATCTCCCTGCTGCTGCCTCCCGACACCGCGTTGTTCGGCGGAACCGTGGAGAAACTCGTCTCGATCTCGGCGGGCCTTGCCAGCGCCACCTTCACCAGCGCGGCCGGGCGACCGGCGCACTTCGACGCCCGGATCTGGCTGGGGGCGGGCGTCGCCGACGTGGTCGACTACTTCTCCTGGCGGCAGTCCGACGCGGCCCGGTGCGCGCTGAACGGCTGGTGCTACTGGACGTTGCGGCACGACGGCCGGTCCGCCTCGGAGGCCAACCGGGTACTGGACGGCGCCAGCACGTCGGACAAGAACGAACTGCTCTTCCGGTACGGGATCAACTTCGCCGAACTGCCCGCCTGGCAGCGCCGGGGCGTCGGGCTCTGGTGGGAGAGCCATCCGCATCCCGGCCACGACCCGGTGCGCGACGCCGAGGTGACCAGCACCCGGCGGCGGGTCCGGGTCGAACGCGAGCTGCCGATGAAGGGCGACTACCGCGAACTGGTGGAACGAGTCGCCACCAACCGAGCCTGA
- a CDS encoding HD domain-containing protein, protein MIATALHRALADPGPPALRPLPPRAVELLLTLDAPPRLGAHLRAVHDVAARLLDWLRPAYPRLDVDHDAVLFGAATHDIGKTIHPEELSGPGSRHEPAGRELLLRHGVPAELARFAASHAGWDRPAMSTEELLVSLADKILKGRREPGLETLVVGRLAVAGNEQPWEAFMRLDDVLDGIGAEADARLAFQARYPTG, encoded by the coding sequence GTGATCGCCACCGCCCTGCACCGCGCGCTCGCCGATCCGGGTCCACCGGCGCTCCGGCCGCTGCCGCCCCGGGCCGTCGAGCTGCTGCTGACGCTGGACGCCCCACCTCGGCTGGGCGCACACCTGCGGGCCGTACACGACGTCGCCGCGCGACTGCTCGACTGGCTGCGGCCGGCGTACCCCCGACTCGACGTCGACCACGACGCGGTGCTGTTCGGGGCGGCCACCCACGACATCGGGAAGACAATCCATCCCGAGGAACTCTCCGGACCGGGCTCCCGGCACGAACCCGCCGGCCGGGAACTGCTGCTTCGGCACGGCGTACCCGCCGAACTGGCCCGGTTCGCGGCCAGCCACGCCGGGTGGGACCGCCCCGCGATGAGCACCGAGGAGCTGCTGGTCAGCCTCGCCGACAAGATCTTGAAGGGCCGGCGGGAACCGGGGCTTGAGACACTGGTCGTCGGCCGACTCGCGGTGGCCGGGAACGAGCAGCCCTGGGAGGCGTTCATGCGGCTCGACGACGTGCTCGACGGGATCGGCGCGGAGGCCGACGCCCGGCTCGCCTTCCAGGCCCGCTACCCGACGGGCTGA
- a CDS encoding DUF397 domain-containing protein, with protein MPPETNAPLASAAWRKSTRSGDQGACIEFAQIINAAPDTTIAIRDSKDTTGPVLTFSPAAWTAFTTALPASPILP; from the coding sequence ATGCCACCGGAGACGAACGCACCACTGGCCAGTGCCGCCTGGCGGAAGAGCACCCGCAGCGGTGACCAGGGCGCCTGCATCGAGTTCGCCCAGATCATCAACGCCGCCCCCGACACCACCATCGCGATCCGCGACTCCAAGGACACCACCGGCCCCGTACTGACCTTCTCTCCGGCCGCCTGGACCGCATTCACCACCGCGCTGCCCGCCTCCCCCATTCTCCCCTGA
- a CDS encoding helix-turn-helix domain-containing protein, whose translation MAPKSFRARRLGIALRHAREAAGLTLEQAADEINSTRSTLSRYENAQTMVSPASVRALLTLYKRPENELEDMVQLAKEARKPGWWVSYSYILDRRTIDFIAVEAEATAIANFEPSVVPGLLQTTEYIRAIMRGGPHTLGDEEVEQRVQIRIGRQERLKESDPPIFDAIVDEGALLRPVGGEAVMAAQLKSLLKMSELPNVTIQVIPLKAGYHRGTRGSLHILEFADPEDPTLASVETVAGQLILDRPHDLRTCAKIMEHLRAVALSPAESRDTINRLLKGL comes from the coding sequence TCGAACAGGCTGCTGATGAGATCAACAGCACCCGCAGCACGCTCTCCCGGTACGAGAACGCGCAGACAATGGTCAGCCCGGCCTCGGTACGCGCGCTGCTCACGCTCTACAAGCGGCCGGAGAACGAGTTGGAGGACATGGTCCAGCTCGCCAAGGAGGCCCGGAAGCCGGGCTGGTGGGTGTCCTACTCGTACATCCTGGACCGCCGCACCATCGACTTCATCGCGGTCGAGGCCGAGGCCACCGCGATCGCGAACTTCGAGCCTTCGGTCGTACCGGGACTGCTCCAGACCACGGAGTACATCCGGGCGATCATGCGGGGCGGCCCGCACACCCTCGGCGACGAGGAGGTGGAACAGCGGGTCCAGATCCGGATCGGCCGACAGGAACGGCTGAAGGAGTCCGACCCACCGATCTTCGACGCCATCGTCGACGAAGGCGCGCTGCTCCGCCCGGTCGGCGGCGAGGCCGTGATGGCCGCCCAGCTAAAGAGCCTGCTCAAGATGTCCGAGCTGCCGAACGTGACCATCCAGGTCATCCCCCTCAAGGCCGGCTACCACCGGGGCACCCGTGGCTCCCTGCACATCCTCGAGTTCGCCGATCCGGAGGACCCGACCCTCGCCTCGGTCGAGACGGTCGCCGGGCAGCTGATCCTCGACCGGCCGCACGACCTGCGGACCTGCGCGAAGATCATGGAACACCTGCGGGCCGTCGCGCTGAGCCCCGCGGAGAGCCGCGACACCATCAACCGCCTCCTGAAAGGACTGTGA